The genomic interval CATTTGTCCGGACAGGAGGATGCTGCAACTCCTGCGGGGAACGGGTAACCAGCCGGCTGCTCGTATGCGCCCAAACCCGGTGTGAGAGCTGTGGTCGCGGGCAGCGAGGCGGCAGAGATAGCCTGGCCTTGGTTGAGATACGCAACCAGCCGTCTCATCTCCTCCAGCGCCTGTGCCTGCATGAGGATGTAATTTTTGGCTAAGAGCAAGGTGGCAATTTTGGAGAGCTTCCGTACAGACGGACTGTGCGCGTAAGGGATGACCGCGCGCAGCTCATCGAGCGCATCGTTCAGATCGTGCATTCTCCGTCTCTCCCGGGCGTTGATGTTTAGTCTCAGGATTTTCTGCTCTTTGTTTTTCTTACCTCCTTCTGACTTTGCGCCGGGCACCGTCGTTCTCCCGTCCGTCATGAGCATCATGTCGCACCGGCCGTCACTGTCATCGTCAGGACTCTGTTCGCCGCCGCTGCTCTCCGCAGCCGATGTCCTGTTTGCGCTCTCGCCGTACTTCACACACAAAGATCCGGTCGGCAGACCCAGCGTGCCCGCTCGCCCCCCGGGCTGCACCGGGTCTGGGTCTGTCTGGTCAAAACAGCTGATGGGCGACTGGCTGTCCCGGGAACCAAGATCAATACCCGCAGCCGGTCGAAACGAGTCCATCTTTTTGCTCGACACTGCGCTGAGagttttgtgaaaaatgtctcCACCCAAGTTTATTCTCCTGTCCATAGTCTCCGGAAAAGTCGGATGCGATGGTGGGGCTTCACTCAGCCACTGTCCTCTCCTTAAGTTTCTACTCTATGAAGTGGAGTTGATGTTGATGGCTGCTCCACTTGTCAAGTGAGGTGTAGAGGCAGTAGCTCCTCCTAAAGTGCTCTACACTGCGTTTATCGTGTTGAGACACACTTTGTAGATCTCGGCAGCGATCAGCATCAGCAGCAGAAGGGGGAGTCTTTTACATCATTATCTCAAGTCGGGCTATTAATATGAAGAAGATTCGCCTATCGGGACTGAGCGCGCGCTACCCAATCAGGTTAACGTTTTAATTAATGGGATTAAAACGGTAACAAACAATCCAAACGGGTTTCTCACAGCTTTACAAAAGCACCACGGCTCTTTCATTCCTATGCCCATCTGTGTACACACAATGAACAtacaaaatcaatttttatgTTCTAATGTTAATGTTTCCTGGTGGGTGCTGCAGACTTCTTCATAGCCTATAGGGAGGGACAGTAAGTTTGTGGGGCTAATTTTTAAGGCAAATATTTAGATCAAGTGGCCTGGTAACAAACTCgcatcacatttttatataaaagtaaCAATTCGAGAGAAGACCACtgacttttttaaatgtcttttaacaTTTTCATGGGACATGCAAactgtaaaactgaaaataaaaagaaaaagttatttGTCTTGTGAAgtgtattgttttaaaaaatcgtGTAATTTCTCAGGTATTTGTTGATGCACATTTAAGCGTTTACTCGTCGACAATCTAAAAAATTAGACTTTTGATGTTTGAAAGCTACCTGTTCCTTTCAGCTCATGCCATTTTCAGAGTAATGAGATGATCTATGAGATGATTcactatattaaataaaacccttggattatttgaaaaaaaaaaaaaaaaaaaatgtattcaaagaAGTACTCTTAGAAAATCACATCTGCAGCATGAATTAAACACGGAACTATTTGGATAATTGTAATTTTGCATTTGGGAGTACTTGGTAGGCAGGCCTACTTAGTAAAGTTTACCTTCACTTGGCCTTTTTGTATTATAGGCTACTGTAAAATACAGTGGCAGACAACTGTAGTGTGCGAACTTTTGGGACAATGGTtataaaaagaaagaggacacaTTTGTGAGCGCCAGTCTCCCCCACGTGGTCATAATGAATTTTGCGCtcaccatattttttttcaggtggTATCACTTATTAGTCATCAATAGGCATCTTTTTGTTATTATATAATATCGCAGTAGTGATGTTCAGCTGTTCCTAAACTCTGAGACAGAAGACCATagcttttaataattaaaatgtaaaaaggcATATTTTTCTAAAAGCAAATGAagtcacaaaaatacattttggttaagttatatgtatacttttttttcacttaagaaaacagttaaaattcctattcatatttcatattcataattTCATATTATTACACTGCAGTAGCCTAACAAGGTTAAAAACCGCACTATAAAGCGTAAACCATAAAACGCACAGGTGTAGCTCGTGATGTGGTAAATGTTTTTGCAATTACTGTCCTGTGCCACATGGTCTCAGATAGACTGCGCACATTATTAAACATTCGGACAGACTCACCGAAACGTTTAATATTTATGACAAATATTATGACAAATATAGCCTATTAAAACACAGTAATACAAAGACAACGTGAAAATACGAAACAACGTTGGATGAGTAACCTACATGTTTCGCTAATTTCAGATTTACAAAACAACTAGGCCTATAGTGGTAtctaattattgaaaaaaattataatgctGTTTTATTATCCAGGTCTGCGTATGGTTAGTTGTAGTAGTATAgttatttacttttatctgtTACCCGTGATACTGTTACCTGTTACAGAGAAATTCAGGCTGTCCACATGTGGTACTATTGCTGCAGTAGACCATGAGCAATGAGCAGTTTCCATCAGTGTGATGGATGAACCGGAAGTATTTTTAATCTCTTTCTTAAAAGATGCTGATTCTATCCTGTGTGTGGGTGGAGTTTAACCAGACGGGATTCTGAAAGTCCACTAGGCAGGACTTGAACTCAGGATTGCTGGTGCGCAACAGCACCAGATGTAAGCGCACTGTCCACGAGCCTATCGGGAACTATCGGGGGGGCTGTCGAAATCTGAAATCCAGAAGTTATAGTTATCTAAAGTTGGCTGATCGCTATGATTTTCAGGAAAAGAATTTTGAGAAAAACGGTTTTAAATTTcatatcacatattttagtaatcatcataaatgaGGTACCATTTGAAAGCATACGAGCTCAAGATTCATCTCCTGAAAACCGTTTTGAAATCTGATGTTGTGTTACCAAGGAAACGGTACTTAAATTTCTTTTAGCAAACTAGTGGGTGGTGTCAggtttcatattacaaaatttattttaactactcaaaacattttctaatcttgacaaaacacatatcGTCTGAAAGGTCTGAGTCTCACAGTTTCATATTTGCCAACTGATTAGGTAAAAGAAGTGAAATTTggacaaaaatgtataaatttgtTACAGgagaatgctttttaaaaaatcaatggAATGTTAGTGACACCCTGGTGGCTATTTTTGGTACAagcgcctaaacaaaatctcatagGAGCTTCAATTTTTGTtttatcaacttcaaatttgaaacacaacttggttagacatatggctttCATTTAATAGAAATTTtgagtaaaatatatttgataaaatatacattttatatataaaaattgtttagtacagtacatttgatttacagtaaatttaaactTCCATAACTTATCcatactttaattttttttcaaataatctgctgagtgtcttctttaaaacaagaccaaactTAGGTCTGTACTCCAAAGCATTTTTGAATTACAACCTTTcaagtttggatagtgcattttcatgtctattcTCAAAAATGGggtgacagttaaggggttGAGAGGCAATGGAAATAAAAGCACAACAGTCAAGTATCACAAgcaaaagaaaatcaaagccaataatgtcaacattccaaattttaggttgatatctcaaaaaatgagctttcagtaagattttgtttgggcacagtaccaaactttttcactagatgacatccaAGCTCTATTACTGACCATTTAAGGGCGCCTCCATTtatttgagtgatctgaaccatatatttccatattttcatacattttataaaGTAGACATCCAATTCAGAAGTAGTATGGGCAGTTTGgcagtatttgatttgaattcaacctCTCATAAATATCATTAGAACATGTATGTGCATTATAGCTCAGTTGTTCTCTTGTGCTCCGCCTTCTCTCAATAACGttgtattagagaaaaaaaaaataattttgtgtgcCATAGTTTACACAGGACTGGCGGAAAATTTGCATTAATACACCTTCATTCTACATGttatgtggtttattttgataggtGAAGTGTCTTTGTAGTTTTAAGAGAGGAAAAGCTatgggtgattttttttttcacctccGCCGGGTGTGTTCTTAAACAGTAACTGAAAAGACTGTCTTTTAGAGAAAGACAATCTTTTCAGCTTGCCACTATAAATTGCTATTTTTCTGCACTTAACAGGCGAATTTCACCAAGATATATAGTCAGAGATGATAGACAAGATGTTATAGAATAATAACTTactgaaaaaaacaattttgacaaaaaaaaaaaaagacatttgacctatttttttaactttactgAAATCGCTCCATCAGGACATCCGATGGGTTTTCCCAGATCGCATcacaaatgttcatttattatgaTATGAAATATGTTAACAGGAAGCAAAATTGAGAAGGCAGACAGGATTCAGTAAAGTCCACAAGGCAGGATTTAAACTCAGGATTCCTGGAGCACAATAGCACCAGATGTCAGCACACTGTCCACAAGGCTATCGGGAAGTATGATGTGGACAGAATTTGACGGCAAATATACAGCTGTCGAAATCCGCATCagcatcagtttaaatgttcattttttgcttttcatgattctttttgaaaatatagcgattctttttgaagaaagtagcgattGTTTTggggaaaagtagcgattcttttttggaaatgtagcgattctttttgaagaaagtagcgattctatttgggaaaagtagcgattctttttggaaatgtagcgattctttttgaaaacgtagcaattctttttggaaatgtagcgattctttttgaggaaagtagcgattctttagAATTCGACGGCAAATATACAGCTGTCAAAATCCGACCCCCCCCCCAAATGATGAGAGATGTTTATGCAGTGACTTAAAAGATGCTGATTCTATCCTCTGTGTAGATGGACTTTAACCagcatcagtttaaatgttaaatttttgCCTTTTTAGAATCTCATGGGTGGGGGAACAGAATTCGACAGCAAATATACAGCTGTCAAAATCCGCATCagcatcagtttaaatgttcattttttgcttttcatgattctttttgaaaatatagcgattctttttgaagaaagtagcgattGTTTTggggaaaagtagcgattctttttttttggaaatgtagcgattctttttgaagaaagtagcgattctatttgggaaaagtagcgattctttttgaaaatgtagcaattctttttgaaaacgtagcaattctttttggaaatgtagcgattcttttttgggAAAGTAGCAAATCTTTTTCGAGAATTCGACGGCAAATATACAGCTGTCGAAATCCGTCTCCCCCCCCATACAATGAGAGATGTTGATGCAGTGACTTAAAAGATGCTGATTCTATCCTGTGTGTGGATGGACTTTAACCagcatcagtttaaatgttcattttttgccCTTTATAATGATATGAAATATGTTGAAAATTGGAGAGAGAAGGCAGACGGAATTCGGAAAAGGCCACGAGGCAGGATTCAAACTCAGGATTCAAGGTGCATAACAGCACCAGATATCAGCACACTGTCCAGAAGGCTATTGGGAACTGCCCTCCCCCACATGATTATAGATGATGATGCAGTGACTTAACTCTGTATTTTCTGAAAGTAAACACATTTTTCCCTTTACAAAATTGGATTTTTTCATAGAAACATATAGGAACATTATAGgtctattataattatttttaagatGATACAGGTGATGTCATGTGACAACGACTACTCTAACATAAATGATACAGGGGAAATATTCAAAAAGCATGACGCTAATATTTCATTCAGTCTCTTATTCTGATCCGCTGTTTGTTTCCTCTTACTCACCCTCGTACACTGAGATCTGTAGCCGTTTAATAACTACTAGCCCATTATTCATCACTTAGCATCATTTGACTCCACGAATGAATGTGTTTGCATGCAAGTAATCTTTGAAATCAGCAGTTAAATCCTGCTTCTCCTGCAGGTGGCGTAGTTGCTCTATACATGCCATTTTAACTGTCCTCTTGCGCCATATATATGTTCTGATCTTTTCGTTCTTTTAACAAAAActggttgcatagcaacacaaTGAATCGAGACATGTTATTTTTTAGCGAGCAGAAATTTTATCATTTCAAAGTGGTCACTTCATACCAATTACTGCATACTTCTGATACGAGAGTAGCTCGCCTCGCGCAATTGTGGCCGCGCGTGCTGATCTGTCAAGGCTCGCGCGTGATCTGAATAATGATGGCAGAGTTTATGTGATGCGTTACTGTTCTGCATTGAGCGTCTAAGCTTATTTAATACAAGTTTTGCAGCGTGTGATGAATTTTAGTATGTAGACATGCGTTATATCGCACATTTTCAACGTTCTTAGGCAAGTTTTTGTAGCAAAGGGCCATGGGATGTGATGTGGATATAAACATCATTCCGCCGACATCTTGAATTGTTCTGACGCCGTGTGTTACGTAACTCTGCTGGGGCAGCAGTATTATGAAGCCTTGCTCCTTTAGTGTCTTTAGTACggcttatttaatttttcttcaATCCTGGgcagttttttattattattattattattattattattattattatttaggcatattttttggtcatttggccaaaatcttGTATTATTAAAGACAAAGTGCCACGCACAGGCTATTTAAGACAGTACATACTCGAAGACAAATGCTAGACTAAGACACTCTTCTCcgctcctcaaatacataaaacactggcctttatgtatatatagtgtttcttgagtaaagaaaacgttgtacttattcaaacaaccagttctttatttacctttgcattgcaaacaagcagagacggTCCAAACTGCGTGCAGCACTTCTTGCAAGATTGAGGCGgggtggagttatgaggtttgactgacagttttaTGATCCATTGGAGTTTAGTCACAAtctctttttaatacttttcatagttaaatatttgcaaaacccacagacagacaTAAAGGGTGAAAATAGTAATGAtttaagagaaagaaaaaaaaagataaaggaGATACAAGGTTTCTCCCCGACAGCGATGATATTTCATTAATGTATAAAGTAATTTTCTTTTAGCATTAgagtaaaataataacaatattaaaaaaaaaaaaaaaaaatcctcctcATTGTAAGTGGGTACGTGCCTAGAATGCCTATGCATAAATCAAACATATTAAATGTATCTTGTCGAATaccttaataaaaataaaataaaaatttatttttattttactgttttatttttatttttttatgttaggTCAATagtaaccaaaactgtttggctaccagcattcttcaaaatattttcttttgtgttccacaaaagaaaggaTGTCAtgtaggtttggaacgacatgaagatgagtaaattataacataatttttaattttggatgaactgtctctttaagtaGCTACTCATCTTGATTAGACACTACGGTTTTAGCCGTTAGGGGTCGACATCTCCTTAGAGATCATTCAATTGGATTGTAGATTACTGTAGGTGAATATCAACTCAAAGCAGGCCATTCCAATGTTTTCTTTCAACAGAGCAAATACATTTGCCGTTAATGTCATTCTCTCTATGATTCTCAAGTGATGGTTAAATATTCATCTCAGGGTCTCAATATTATTTgtgctgtaaaatataaaacaacgTGACCAGTTGGGtggtttatataatttaaaatttcagATTCAGAAAACAACAATACCGTGATCTCTACTGTTGCAAAGTAATGATCGAATTAATgctatgttttattatattaaaaacaccagtTGTCTTTTGCCACCCAAACACACTCGCTTGCAAGTAAGCATAGGGTTAGTTGTTGGTTGTTTACTTTTATCTGTTAGCCGTGATGCAGTTTTTCTGCAAAGAGAAATTCAGCACCACGCGTAGTGGACAGCGCCTCACCTTCAAGACCGCAGCGTATCGCATCGTTACAGATTGCAGTACACACATACTTTAGCAATTATTTAGCACAATATCCAAAAGACATAGACCAGAACTATCAAAACTATCTTTTATTGgaaaatgcaattttaatcAAATGCAAACTTGAGGAAGAATTTCTCAAACCTGCAGTATTTTTGGCCTGCTGCTGGCGGAAGGCTCCGCTCTTGGCATTCACCGCGTGCCTTAATTGTAAGACATTAAATCAAGGTCCGCTGTGAACACGGAGAGCCAGAGTCTCAAATCACGCAGAGCCTGTCTAAAATATGCCATAAACCCTCTCCATCATTGTAACCATCGCAAAGCAGCTGTATTACCATTAAATCCTTCGTTTATCCAGTCATTCCCCAGCTTCTGGTTTTAGTGTCCCGGCGCGTATGACTCGAGCAGCCTACTACGGCGTATTCCCTATTAAATTAACGGTTTTCAAACCATTCATAGTGATGTCCTGTGCTATTGAAACCATTCCGTGAAGTGTTTAAACACAGCACAGATCTGATATAAAAGCGAAGCGAATGCTCAAAAGGATTACTTAACCGCCGTATGATGAAATATGGTCATGAAATGTTGACAGCAAAGGGATAAGGccttcattatttttttgtagctGGTATCAAAATGACAGCCAGTCTGGAACAAAGAGGGACAAGGGGGGGTTGACCATTTGATCTGCTTGAAAGGACCTCTGCTCTGTCAAAAAAAGCTTGAGGGGCTTCGACCACGTCCGTACGTACTCAAACACCTAcaagaagaaaacacaaaaatacatattaGAAACATGATAGGCTTCCAGTTAAATGTGAAACAAAATACTCAACCCTCGAATGCGTCAAAAAGAATTCAGATATATTCCAGGCAAACGTCGCGTTAAGCTAATACGCATGTTCGAGAAAAGATGCATCCAAATGCGTTCGAAAAAGACGCATAACTGTATTCCATTCGCAAGGAAGAACGTACTTCCCACAGCTCCTTCTGGGAGTGAAGATGGGCTGAATATTCCCAGTGCCCGTGCTGTTAAACGGTaccggtctctctctctctcttcagtcTTTTCCCCATGCCGACTGACTTTAGGATTAATGGCTCTCCAGCCGAACAAATAAGGCATCTGCTTTTAGCAGAAGAGGATTGCATTGGGGGTGGTGACGTCACTGGGCAAACAGATGTTTGCGACCAACGTCCTGACCGTCTCCTTATGTCCTTGAGAGTAAAATGAGCGCACGTTTGCTATGACATAACCGCGTTTTTTGTTTCCCTTTAATAATTACTCCTCCTTTAGTAGCCTTCCTCTGCTTACAAGACGCCTGTCATCACTGTCAATCGATCAGCCTAATAGGCCTATAGAACTAAGAGGAAAGAGAATTAGCTTTTGAAATTAAGTTTGCCACCATCAGCATTTTCTGTGCAGAATTCCCCATACGGATTTCTGAACGCTGTATCCATGTATTTAGACTGCAGATAagacgtttttttaaaaaaaaatacttcaaaaaaataatagaGTTTTAACCGGCTAGTTTTGCTTGAAATACAAAGGCTTGTCTTATTCTCTCAGATACACACAAGAAGGTACAGTTTGCTGCACCATGTCCAATCTTTCTAggcatacattaaaaaataaacgaGTGTTACAAGCTTAAAGAGAATTTCTCTGATCATATTTCTCAGACCTGGTACAGCAAACAGCCTGAAAATATTCTTAAAGTCGAGTTTGTGTGCGCAGTAATCCGCATCTATCACACGTTCTGTTTACATTGGCGTCAACAGACCTCTCAAAAACCTACTACTGTATGCTGTTTTTAATTTGCGAGGATACTGTATGTCAGTGGTGTATATGTTTATGGGAATATGAAATCATGGGACCAAAAGAATACAGATTCAATATTCAGCttgtataataaaaacattgacaattCAAAAACGCCATCGCCATCCATACCAAGAGACCACTACAGTCGTCTAAACATCTTTAGTAGTTTTTATGTTCTATTTCGTGTTTTAATGTTCAATGTCACGCAGTTTCTTCCAGTCATTAGTAGCTCA from Ctenopharyngodon idella isolate HZGC_01 chromosome 23, HZGC01, whole genome shotgun sequence carries:
- the bhlhe22 gene encoding class E basic helix-loop-helix protein 22 — encoded protein: MDRRINLGGDIFHKTLSAVSSKKMDSFRPAAGIDLGSRDSQSPISCFDQTDPDPVQPGGRAGTLGLPTGSLCVKYGESANRTSAAESSGGEQSPDDDSDGRCDMMLMTDGRTTVPGAKSEGGKKNKEQKILRLNINARERRRMHDLNDALDELRAVIPYAHSPSVRKLSKIATLLLAKNYILMQAQALEEMRRLVAYLNQGQAISAASLPATTALTPGLGAYEQPAGYPFPAGVAASSCPDKCALFNNVTSSLCKQCTDKP